From the genome of Micromonospora lupini:
AGACCGACCACCGGGATCACGAAGAACCCGACCAGGCCGAGCGCGCCCCCGGCCAGCAGCGACCACGTCGGCACGCCTGTGCGTTTGAGGTTCCTCCCGGGCCAGAGGTACTTCACGACGATGCCCCCGACCGCGACAAGCGTCGCGGCGGCGAACACCGCCCAGCCACCCGGGCCGGCGCCGCCGAAGATCGCCCAGACCAGCACCCCACCCCAGCACAGCGGCAGCGCCGGCAGGCCGGGCACCACCACACCGGCCAGCCCGGCCAGGATGGCCAGCGCGGCCACCACAGTCACCACCGTCTGCGAGTCGTTCAGGCTCACCGCGCCACCTTCCGTTGCCACCGTTCGGGCCGGACGCATCCCCCGCTCACGCCGCCGAACCGCCGCCCAGCCGGGCGGTGATCTCCTCGGCCGGCGCGGGTGCGCCGAAGTACCGCCCC
Proteins encoded in this window:
- a CDS encoding DUF456 domain-containing protein encodes the protein MSLNDSQTVVTVVAALAILAGLAGVVVPGLPALPLCWGGVLVWAIFGGAGPGGWAVFAAATLVAVGGIVVKYLWPGRNLKRTGVPTWSLLAGGALGLVGFFVIPVVGLVLGFVAGVWAAERLRLGSNRLAWPSTVQALKAAGLSMLVEFLAGLTIGALWVGGLLLT